The Burkholderia cepacia genomic interval CTACATCCGTGCGCTCGAATACGGGATGCCTCCGACCGGCGGCTGCGGGATCGGTATCGACCGTCTGGTGATGCTGCTGACCGACAGCCCGACGATCCGCGACGTGCTGCTGTTCCCGCATCTGCGCCGCGAAGACTGATCCGCCGCGCCCGCGCGCCCTGCGGCGCGCACGCGTCAGCTTTGTAACGACGCGTAAATCCCGCCTGCCGGCGTCCGCCGGCAATCGCTCCTTCCCCCTTTTATCTCGGCCTCACGCCGGCTTTTGCCCGGTCTGGTGCACGCCCGTTCGCAAACTCCGGCAGCGAATCGTTACAACTTGATACGGCGGCCGCCCTGTGCCTGGACGACACTCCTTTTGCAAAACAACGCACGATTGCGTGCGAGGAGAGCAAAATGGACAACCAGAATCAGACCACGCCGCAAAAGCAACGCCTCCACCCGCTCATCGCCACCGCCGCCGGCGCCGTCATCGTCGCCAGCCTCGCGGCGACGGCTGCGATCACGGGCATCTTCCCGAAGGCCAGCAGCAGCAATGCACAGAACGGCCAGACCCAGGCCGCGCTGATCGCATCGCAGCCGGCCGTCGATACGGCGGCGGCAGCCAGTGCGGCACGCGCTGCGCAAGCGCAGCAGCTCGCGGCCGAGCAAGCGGTGCAACAACAGCAGGCGCCGGTCGCCCAGGCCCAGCCTCAACCGGCTCCGCGCCCGGCGCCGACGCACCATCGCCGCCATACGTCGACGGCGCCGCGGCCGCCTGAGTACGCGCAGCAGGGCGGCGGCTACGCGCAGCCGTCTTCGTCCTATTGCCAGAGCTGCGGCACGGTCGTCGCGATCACGCAGACGCGTACGCCGGGACAGAGCTCGGGGATCGGCGCCGTGGGCGGCGCTGCAGCCGGCGGCCTGCTCGGCAACCAGTTCGGCCACGGGAACGGCCGCACCGCGATGACGATCATCGGCGCGCTGGGCGGCGGTCTCGCCGGCAACCAGGTCGAGAAGCAGGTGCGCGCGGAAACCGACTATCAGGTGCAAGTGCAGATGGAAAGCGGCGCGACGCGCACGTTCACGTACCACAACCCGCCGCCTTTCGGCCAGGGCCAGCGCGTGCGGATCGAGAACGGCACGCTGGTCGGCGCGTAATCGCCTGGTCGCATCGGTCCCCTGCCCGCGTGTCGTGCGCGGGCAACGTGACCCGGAAACGAAAACGGCTCGTGATCGCTCACGAGCCGTTTTTCTATTCCGAACCGCTTGCGCCATCAGGCGCCCGCCGTGCTCAGTCTTCGTCGTCGAAGTCCGATTCGTCGATCCAGTGGGCCTGGATCGCTTCGAGGATCTTCTCGCCCGAGTGCTTGGGATCGTCGTTGAAACCGTCGAGTTCGAGCACCCACTGGCGCAGGTCGACGAAGTTGATCCGCTGCGGGTCGATGTCAGGGTGCTTGTCCGCCA includes:
- a CDS encoding glycine zipper 2TM domain-containing protein, encoding MDNQNQTTPQKQRLHPLIATAAGAVIVASLAATAAITGIFPKASSSNAQNGQTQAALIASQPAVDTAAAASAARAAQAQQLAAEQAVQQQQAPVAQAQPQPAPRPAPTHHRRHTSTAPRPPEYAQQGGGYAQPSSSYCQSCGTVVAITQTRTPGQSSGIGAVGGAAAGGLLGNQFGHGNGRTAMTIIGALGGGLAGNQVEKQVRAETDYQVQVQMESGATRTFTYHNPPPFGQGQRVRIENGTLVGA
- the iscX gene encoding Fe-S cluster assembly protein IscX; its protein translation is MKWTDSREIAIALADKHPDIDPQRINFVDLRQWVLELDGFNDDPKHSGEKILEAIQAHWIDESDFDDED